In Actinobacillus indolicus, a single genomic region encodes these proteins:
- the bamA gene encoding outer membrane protein assembly factor BamA, which yields MKKLLLSTLLVANGVAFAAPFVVKDIRIDGVQPATSAAIIPTLPVKVGQTATDNDVANVVRQLFVQNRFQDVRAVREGNTLVIKVVEYPIINSVDISGNSAIPKDPLEQNLKANLITKGELYDATKLESFKAALIDHYHSIGRYNATIDTIVTKSQEGGVDVKLDIKEGDVAYVKNITFEGNQAFSSKELMKQLDIQPDVSWWNIFASSKFEQQAYNQDFENLRNFYMNRGYAKFNVDASQPVFSDDKKEVNLTYKIHEGDAYNVSDIRIVGNTAKLDKELNEQLKDFKQGDLFRKDELTKYEEGIKQVLGDHGFGSAKVELHPSFDEANKTVRLTFVVDAGQRVYVRKIRFEGNDVTADSTLRREMRQQEGAWLSTSKTQLGKARLERTGFYETVEMDYQNVPNTADQVDVVYKIRERNTGSINFGIGYGTESGISYQAGIKQDNFLGMGSTISLNGTRNDYGTSINLGYTEPYFTKDGVSLGGNIFYEDYDNSKNETVASYKRQTYGVNGTLGFPVDENNSYYLGLGYTHDTIKNALREYNRELYVKSMQFPIDLTSDKYAKIKADDFDFSFGWNYNSLNRGYFPTQGTIANIGGKVTIPGSDNKYYKLSADFRNYLPLNREHKWVISTRASVAYANGFGGKELPFYQTYSAGGIGSLRGFAYGAIGPKAVYLDNNKVFSYVNGDTVGGNAMATASLELIMPTPFISEKYQHNVRTSLFVDAATVWNTKWKESTVIGYSNNDPVTFKDLGLENFKDYKRIRASAGVAFQWNSPVGPLVFSYAKPIKKYKGDEIEQFQFSIGSTF from the coding sequence ATGAAAAAACTATTACTTTCAACACTTTTAGTAGCAAATGGTGTCGCTTTTGCAGCCCCTTTTGTTGTAAAAGATATTCGTATCGATGGTGTTCAGCCTGCAACAAGTGCTGCTATCATTCCAACACTTCCTGTTAAAGTCGGACAAACAGCCACAGATAACGATGTTGCAAATGTTGTGCGCCAATTATTCGTACAAAACCGCTTCCAAGATGTACGCGCAGTGCGTGAAGGTAATACGCTTGTGATCAAGGTGGTAGAATATCCTATTATCAATAGTGTAGATATCAGTGGTAACTCTGCTATTCCTAAAGATCCTCTAGAACAAAACTTAAAAGCAAACCTTATTACTAAAGGTGAGCTTTACGATGCAACTAAATTAGAGTCATTTAAGGCCGCATTAATTGATCATTACCATTCTATTGGCCGTTATAACGCCACTATTGATACTATTGTGACAAAATCTCAAGAAGGTGGTGTAGATGTTAAGTTAGATATTAAAGAAGGTGATGTAGCCTATGTTAAGAACATTACTTTTGAAGGTAATCAAGCTTTCTCATCTAAAGAGTTAATGAAGCAACTAGATATTCAACCTGATGTTTCTTGGTGGAATATTTTTGCAAGTAGCAAGTTTGAGCAACAAGCTTACAACCAAGATTTTGAAAATTTACGCAATTTCTATATGAATCGTGGTTATGCGAAGTTTAACGTTGATGCATCCCAACCAGTATTTAGTGATGATAAAAAAGAAGTAAATCTTACGTATAAAATTCATGAAGGCGATGCTTATAACGTTAGTGATATTCGTATCGTAGGTAATACAGCTAAGTTAGATAAAGAGCTGAATGAACAGTTAAAAGATTTCAAACAAGGTGATTTATTCCGTAAAGATGAATTAACGAAATATGAAGAAGGCATTAAGCAAGTTTTAGGTGATCATGGTTTTGGTTCGGCGAAAGTTGAATTACACCCATCATTTGATGAAGCTAATAAAACCGTACGTTTAACCTTCGTTGTAGATGCAGGACAGCGTGTTTATGTCCGTAAAATTCGTTTTGAAGGCAATGATGTAACTGCAGATTCAACATTGCGTCGTGAAATGCGTCAGCAAGAAGGTGCATGGCTCTCAACAAGCAAAACACAATTAGGTAAAGCGCGTTTAGAGCGTACAGGTTTCTATGAAACGGTTGAAATGGATTATCAAAATGTACCAAATACCGCAGACCAAGTTGATGTTGTTTATAAAATTCGTGAGCGTAATACGGGAAGTATCAACTTCGGTATTGGATATGGTACAGAAAGTGGTATTAGTTATCAAGCTGGGATTAAACAGGATAACTTCTTAGGTATGGGGTCAACTATTAGCTTAAATGGTACTCGTAATGATTACGGTACGAGTATTAATTTAGGTTATACCGAACCATACTTCACAAAAGATGGCGTAAGTCTTGGTGGAAATATTTTCTATGAAGATTATGATAACTCTAAAAATGAAACGGTAGCGAGCTATAAACGCCAGACTTACGGTGTAAATGGTACCTTAGGTTTCCCTGTAGATGAAAATAACTCATATTATTTAGGTTTAGGATATACGCACGATACGATTAAAAATGCATTACGTGAATACAATCGTGAGCTATATGTGAAATCAATGCAGTTTCCTATTGATTTGACTTCGGATAAATATGCTAAGATTAAAGCCGATGATTTCGATTTCTCATTTGGTTGGAACTATAACAGTCTAAATCGTGGTTATTTCCCTACTCAAGGTACGATCGCAAATATTGGTGGTAAAGTGACCATTCCTGGTTCGGATAATAAATATTATAAACTCAGCGCAGATTTTAGAAATTATTTACCGTTAAATCGTGAACATAAATGGGTAATTTCTACTCGTGCGAGTGTCGCTTATGCAAATGGTTTTGGTGGTAAAGAGTTACCTTTCTATCAAACCTATAGTGCAGGTGGCATTGGTTCATTGAGAGGTTTTGCGTATGGAGCGATTGGTCCTAAAGCGGTCTATTTAGACAATAATAAAGTATTTAGTTATGTCAATGGAGATACAGTCGGTGGTAATGCGATGGCAACAGCTAGCTTAGAGCTGATTATGCCAACTCCATTTATAAGTGAAAAATACCAACATAATGTAAGAACATCATTATTCGTAGATGCTGCAACTGTTTGGAATACTAAATGGAAGGAATCTACAGTGATTGGTTATAGTAATAATGATCCTGTGACATTTAAAGATCTTGGCTTAGAAAACTTCAAAGATTATAAACGTATCCGTGCATCAGCAGGCGTAGCGTTCCAATGGAACTCACCAGTTGGACCTTTAGTATTCTCTTATGCTAAACCAATTAAGAAATATAAAGGTGACGAGATTGAACAGTTCCAATTTAGTATTGGTAGCACATTCTAA
- the rseP gene encoding RIP metalloprotease RseP: protein MTSMLAFFILICVLVFVHEYGHFWAARKCGVKVLRFSIGFGKVLWRKKDKQGTEFAFSLIPLGGYVQMHNGEPEHQLPDSQSLQSKTVLQRAFIVLAGPVANFLFAILAYWVVFNVGVPTVKPVIGSVIPDSIAAHAKLEPELEIKSVDNRAVQNWEEATLALLGKVGASQVVIEGNHFDENISRQFTLDLSNWNVDGNKENPLTTLGVRPKGVDVEPIIKNVVENSVSAKAGILAGDKIITVNSKPFEWRYLLEQVQTGNIVHLTIERNNQQLFFQLQPEKSEKEGRYLIGIVPTYQTLADKYRAELKYDMLTAFSKSIEKVGSLTYTILQFIGNLITGDLSLSNMGGPISMAKGAGATAEIGWVYYLSFMALISVNLGVMNLFPILPLDGGQLLLLGGEAIRGKPLPEKFHFRFQQVGIAFVLGLMCFALFNDLIHF, encoded by the coding sequence ATGACATCAATGCTCGCCTTTTTTATCCTAATCTGCGTGCTAGTATTCGTACACGAATACGGGCATTTTTGGGCTGCACGTAAATGTGGAGTAAAAGTGCTACGCTTTTCGATTGGATTTGGAAAAGTATTATGGCGTAAGAAGGATAAGCAAGGTACAGAATTTGCCTTTTCCTTAATTCCTTTAGGTGGCTATGTGCAAATGCATAACGGTGAGCCTGAACATCAGTTGCCTGATTCACAATCTTTGCAGAGTAAAACCGTTTTACAGCGAGCTTTTATTGTTCTTGCCGGGCCGGTGGCGAATTTTTTATTTGCTATTTTGGCTTATTGGGTTGTGTTTAATGTAGGAGTACCGACGGTTAAACCTGTCATCGGATCAGTGATTCCTGATTCTATTGCCGCCCATGCAAAATTAGAACCTGAGTTAGAAATTAAATCTGTCGATAATCGTGCAGTTCAAAACTGGGAAGAGGCGACTTTAGCTTTGTTGGGTAAGGTTGGTGCGTCGCAAGTGGTTATTGAAGGCAATCATTTTGATGAAAATATTTCTCGTCAATTTACCTTAGATTTGAGTAACTGGAATGTCGATGGAAATAAAGAAAATCCATTAACGACGTTAGGTGTTCGTCCAAAAGGTGTTGATGTTGAACCAATTATTAAAAATGTAGTCGAAAATTCGGTTTCAGCGAAGGCGGGAATTCTAGCTGGTGATAAAATTATCACGGTAAATTCAAAGCCTTTTGAATGGCGATATTTATTAGAGCAAGTGCAAACAGGGAATATCGTTCATTTAACGATTGAGCGGAATAATCAGCAACTCTTTTTCCAATTACAGCCAGAGAAATCGGAAAAAGAAGGTCGCTATCTTATCGGTATTGTTCCGACTTATCAGACATTAGCGGATAAGTATCGAGCAGAATTGAAATATGATATGCTAACGGCATTTAGCAAAAGCATTGAAAAAGTCGGTTCATTAACCTATACCATTTTGCAATTTATTGGCAATTTGATTACGGGAGATTTATCTCTAAGTAATATGGGCGGGCCAATCTCAATGGCGAAAGGTGCGGGGGCAACGGCAGAAATTGGTTGGGTTTACTACTTAAGTTTCATGGCGTTAATTAGCGTGAATTTAGGGGTAATGAATCTATTTCCTATTTTACCTTTAGATGGTGGACAGCTGTTATTGTTAGGTGGTGAAGCCATTCGCGGTAAACCGTTGCCTGAAAAATTTCACTTTCGGTTTCAACAAGTCGGGATTGCGTTCGTATTAGGCTTAATGTGCTTTGCCTTGTTCAACGATTTAATTCATTTCTAA
- a CDS encoding phosphatidate cytidylyltransferase: MLKERVLSAIVMVILAVIALFWLSPLAFTIGLSAIIVLGMWEWAQFAGFKRPIARAIVAFVVTCLLIFPIIAGTSYIQATRFLTDETTPLLFIGGFWWLIAFALVISYPKSAEIWAKSVAAKFIFGFCTLIPFLIGTLALRFYQYNLDEHQGTYLLLYVFLLVWGADSGAYFAGRAFGKHKLAPKVSPGKSWEGAIGGVMTSAIIAVIFLNLTPENVFGRELNTSAFIVLSVITVAVSILGDLSESMFKRQAGIKDSSNLIPGHGGILDRIDSLTAAVPVFAIGFFFFL; encoded by the coding sequence ATGCTTAAAGAACGAGTCCTTTCAGCAATCGTGATGGTTATTTTAGCGGTGATAGCGCTATTTTGGCTTTCCCCTTTGGCTTTTACGATAGGGTTATCTGCCATTATTGTTTTAGGAATGTGGGAGTGGGCGCAATTTGCAGGCTTTAAACGCCCGATCGCACGAGCTATTGTCGCTTTTGTCGTGACCTGCTTATTAATTTTTCCGATCATTGCGGGCACATCTTATATTCAAGCAACACGTTTTTTAACCGATGAAACAACGCCTTTACTATTTATTGGTGGTTTTTGGTGGTTAATTGCATTTGCATTGGTAATTAGTTATCCAAAATCCGCAGAGATTTGGGCTAAATCAGTTGCAGCGAAGTTCATTTTTGGCTTCTGTACCTTAATTCCATTTTTAATCGGTACATTGGCTTTACGATTCTATCAATATAATCTCGACGAACACCAAGGCACTTATCTATTACTCTATGTTTTCCTATTGGTTTGGGGGGCGGATTCTGGCGCTTATTTTGCCGGTCGTGCATTTGGTAAACATAAACTTGCGCCTAAAGTTTCACCAGGTAAATCTTGGGAAGGAGCGATTGGTGGCGTGATGACTTCTGCGATTATTGCGGTGATTTTCTTAAATCTTACGCCAGAGAACGTATTTGGGCGTGAATTAAATACATCTGCGTTTATCGTACTTTCAGTGATTACGGTGGCGGTTTCAATTTTAGGCGATTTAAGTGAAAGTATGTTTAAACGTCAAGCGGGCATTAAAGACAGTAGTAATTTAATTCCAGGACATGGCGGTATTTTAGATCGTATTGATAGCTTAACCGCAGCAGTACCTGTGTTTGCTATCGGCTTCTTCTTTTTCTTATAG
- the uppS gene encoding polyprenyl diphosphate synthase, giving the protein MPQHVAIIMDGNGRWAKQQGKLRIFGHQNGVKAVRSAVNFAAKHGIKVLTLYAFSSENWSRPEAEVSALMTLFMKALDSEVKKLHKNNIRLKIIGDKSAFSDSLQNRIAQSEALTANNTGLILNIAANYGGYWDITQATKQIALQVKNGELSVDEITPDYVQRHLVTEDQPQVDLLIRTSGEQRISNFLLWQIAYAELVFSPVLWPDFDEKAFTDAVIAYQQRDRRFGGC; this is encoded by the coding sequence ATGCCACAACACGTTGCTATTATTATGGACGGCAATGGACGTTGGGCGAAACAGCAAGGGAAATTACGCATATTTGGACATCAAAACGGTGTGAAAGCGGTACGTTCTGCAGTAAATTTTGCAGCTAAACATGGTATTAAGGTGCTAACACTTTACGCATTTAGTAGCGAAAACTGGTCAAGACCTGAAGCAGAAGTCTCTGCATTAATGACGCTGTTTATGAAAGCCTTGGATTCTGAAGTTAAGAAATTACATAAAAATAATATTCGACTCAAAATTATTGGTGATAAATCAGCTTTTAGTGACAGTTTGCAAAATCGTATTGCGCAATCAGAAGCATTAACTGCGAATAATACTGGCTTAATTTTAAATATTGCTGCGAATTATGGTGGCTATTGGGATATTACCCAAGCAACGAAACAGATTGCATTACAGGTAAAAAACGGTGAGCTTTCTGTTGATGAGATTACCCCTGATTACGTTCAGCGCCATTTAGTGACCGAAGATCAGCCACAGGTTGATTTATTAATTCGAACCAGTGGCGAACAGCGAATTAGTAATTTCTTATTATGGCAAATTGCTTATGCCGAGTTAGTATTTAGCCCTGTGTTATGGCCGGATTTTGATGAAAAGGCATTTACCGATGCCGTTATCGCATACCAACAACGTGATCGCCGTTTTGGTGGTTGTTAA
- the gloB gene encoding hydroxyacylglutathione hydrolase, translating to MLQITPIPALSDNYIWILQKESQAIIVDPAESQPVFAFLAKHQLNPTAILLTHNHHDHTDGVADLVAQFPDILIYGSEEISQFANQIVYPEQQFELLGLKVRVIESAGHTAQHISYLVDGEYLFCGDALFSGGCGRVFTGDYQAQFDALQRFKALPDFVQVYAGHEYTQSNLKFAETVMATSCVLMEYQERADILRSQHKPTLPSTIGIEKQINPFLQAVTLDEFIAMRQKKDNF from the coding sequence ATGCTTCAGATTACCCCAATTCCCGCCCTTTCTGATAATTACATTTGGATTTTACAAAAAGAGAGCCAAGCGATTATTGTCGATCCAGCAGAGAGTCAGCCTGTATTCGCTTTTCTTGCAAAACATCAGCTTAATCCGACCGCTATTTTGCTTACCCATAATCACCACGACCACACTGATGGCGTCGCTGATTTAGTGGCACAATTTCCCGATATACTTATTTATGGATCAGAAGAAATTAGCCAATTTGCCAATCAGATTGTTTATCCTGAGCAACAGTTTGAGCTGTTAGGGCTGAAGGTGAGAGTGATTGAGAGTGCAGGGCATACAGCGCAACATATTAGCTATTTGGTTGATGGTGAATATCTCTTTTGCGGCGATGCGTTATTTTCAGGTGGTTGTGGACGGGTGTTTACAGGGGATTACCAAGCTCAGTTTGATGCCTTACAACGTTTTAAAGCCCTGCCTGATTTTGTGCAAGTCTATGCAGGTCACGAATATACTCAAAGCAATCTCAAATTTGCTGAAACAGTGATGGCGACAAGCTGTGTTTTAATGGAATATCAAGAGCGAGCGGATATTTTACGTTCACAACATAAACCAACGCTACCGAGTACGATTGGGATTGAAAAACAGATCAATCCGTTTTTACAAGCGGTCACTTTAGACGAATTTATTGCAATGCGTCAGAAAAAAGATAATTTTTAA